One window from the genome of Glycine soja cultivar W05 chromosome 12, ASM419377v2, whole genome shotgun sequence encodes:
- the LOC114377928 gene encoding transcription activator GLK1-like gives MLAVSPLRSIKDEKNQGEMEGNFSMATTTTTGDVDFGDLSEGNLLESINFDDLFVGIDINGDVLPDLEMFHEFSVDVNTGEESSEMNSSADNSKVENDQNVMINTGPKKEEEEDKASCNSSGQDLGSIRGEEIVSKRDESVVVNPAPKDGGKGRKSSSAQSKNNNSSNNAQGKRKVKVDWTPELHRRFVQAVEQLGVDKAVPSRILEIMGIDCLTRHNIASHLQKYRSHRKHLLAREAEAASWSQRRQLYAGGGKREGNPWLAPIMGFPPMTTPMHHFRPLHVWGHPSMSLVHMWPKHLSNSPPLLWPLSPPAVPPQDPSFWQQLAPNALIPGTACFPQPLTPTRFGSPPVPGIPPHAMYKADHGIGVLGPSSLLDFHPSKECIDAAIGDVLSKPWLPLPIGLKAPALDSVMSELQKQGIPNIPPSSA, from the exons ATGCTTGCGGTGTCACCTTTGAGGAGCATTAAAGATGAAAAGAACCAAGGAGAGATGGAGGGTAATTTCTCAatggcaacaacaacaacaaccggTGATGTTGACTTTGGTGACCTTTCTGAAGGGAACTTGTTGGAGAGCATCAACTTCGACGACCTCTTCGTCGGCATCGACATCAACGGAGATGTCTTGCCGGACCTGGAGATGTTCCATGAGTTCTCCGTCGACGTCAACACCGGCGAGGAATCGTCGGAGATGAACTCATCGGCAGATAACAGCAAAGTTGAGAATGATCAGAATGTCATGATCAACACTGGtccaaaaaaagaagaggaagaagataaaGCTTCTTGCAATTCTTCGGGTCAAGACTTGGGGTCAATCCGAGGAGAAGAGATTGTGAGCAAGAGAGATGAATCCGTGGTGGTGAATCCAGCACCAAAGGATggtggaaaaggaagaaaatcttCATCCGCTCAATCGAAgaataataatagtagtaataATGCTCAAGGGAAGAGAAAAGTCAAG GTGGATTGGACCCCAGAATTGCACAGGCGATTCGTGCAAGCTGTGGAACAGCTAGGAGTGGATAAGGCGGTGCCTTCAAGGATTTTGGAGATTATGGGAATTGATTGTCTAACTCGCCATAACATTGCTAGTCACCTTCAA AAATATAGATCTCATAGGAAACATTTGCTAGCACGTGAAGCTGAAGCAGCAAGCTGGAGTCAAAGGAGGCAATTGTATGCTGGTGGAGGGAAGAGAGAGGGGAATCCATGGTTAGCACCAATCATGGGTTTCCCACCAATGACCACCCCAATGCACCATTTTAGACCTCTACATGTATGGGGGCACCCTTCTATGTCCTTGGTGCACATGTGGCCTAAGCATCTTTCAAATTCACCACCACTCTTATGGCCGCTATCGCCACCAGCTGTACCACCACAAGACCCTTCATTTTGGCAACAACTG GCTCCTAACGCACTAATCCCAGGAACAGCTTGTTTTCCACAACCTCTGACACCAACG AGATTTGGAAGCCCCCCTGTCCCCGGCATCCCACCCCATGCCATGTACAAAGCAGATCACGGCATTGGCGTCCTTGGTCCCAGTTCCCTCTTGGACTTTCATccg TCAAAGGAGTGCATAGATGCAGCTATTGGAGATGTTTTATCAAAGCCTTGGCTGCCGCTACCTATTGGACTTAAGGCTCCAGCTCTTGATAGTGTGATGAGTGAATTACAAAAACAAGGAATTCCAAACATTCCACCCTCTAGTGCTTGA